In Acidiphilium acidophilum, one genomic interval encodes:
- a CDS encoding TSCPD domain-containing protein, translated as MFKDRTASGRPPVPSAWRGVRLRRLEIGADPDHPAEPVIIPAAWPDQSAAGLVALRRSPRAITAAEAAAAWIDPIAATMTDNEPIGPALHDLLISRRAAPSPGLWHGQPEAIPGFVFNLPMFLDETAGFDIEGFTRAIELAVTALSHANPTAQRLALGMADLALLLARLDLDYASEAARAVAATLAGLLAAHADIASAGLLARGIAPGTPITGAPLPARCAIAGLTQAATAAQTQVARLALRQHRSLTGIMPPGPVEALLGVETIGIAAPLSALSGDGSLAFWACARLAAKGCPAESALAATLAGSDPFGVPDRAASQTMHAAVAPFCALLPELPTTLPQRAAQPGIGRDKLPTRRGGYTQKIAIGGHKLYLRTGEYPDGRLGEIAVTLPRESAAFRGMAEAFASAVSLGLQHGVPLEDFVDEFAFTRFGVSGPVEGDSAITQASSLLDYIFRHLATNYLGRHDLSGAAEDLPDTPAPPPRLPLDLPESEMRPRRQRPALKLVS; from the coding sequence ATGTTCAAAGATCGCACAGCCTCCGGTCGCCCCCCTGTCCCATCGGCATGGCGCGGCGTTCGCCTGCGTCGTCTCGAAATCGGGGCCGACCCCGATCATCCCGCCGAACCGGTCATTATCCCCGCCGCCTGGCCGGACCAGTCCGCCGCCGGCCTGGTCGCCCTGCGCCGCTCGCCCCGCGCGATCACCGCCGCCGAAGCCGCCGCCGCCTGGATCGACCCGATCGCCGCGACCATGACAGACAATGAGCCGATCGGCCCCGCCCTGCACGACCTCCTGATCAGCCGGCGCGCCGCACCCTCCCCCGGCCTGTGGCATGGCCAGCCGGAAGCAATCCCGGGCTTCGTGTTCAATCTGCCAATGTTTCTCGATGAGACGGCAGGATTCGACATCGAGGGATTCACCCGCGCGATCGAACTCGCGGTCACGGCGCTCAGCCATGCCAACCCCACCGCCCAGCGTCTCGCGCTCGGCATGGCCGATCTGGCGCTGTTGCTCGCGCGCCTCGATCTCGATTACGCAAGCGAGGCCGCCCGCGCCGTCGCGGCCACCCTGGCCGGCCTGCTTGCCGCCCACGCCGATATCGCATCGGCTGGCCTGCTCGCCCGCGGCATCGCCCCCGGCACCCCGATCACCGGCGCCCCGCTGCCCGCACGCTGCGCGATCGCAGGCCTCACCCAGGCCGCAACCGCCGCCCAGACGCAGGTAGCCCGTCTCGCGCTGCGCCAGCATCGCAGCCTCACCGGCATCATGCCCCCCGGCCCGGTCGAAGCCCTGCTCGGCGTCGAGACCATCGGCATCGCCGCCCCGCTCTCGGCCCTTTCCGGTGACGGATCGCTCGCGTTCTGGGCATGCGCACGTCTCGCCGCGAAAGGCTGCCCCGCCGAATCCGCCCTCGCCGCCACCCTCGCCGGCAGCGACCCGTTCGGCGTCCCCGACCGCGCTGCGTCGCAGACCATGCACGCCGCCGTCGCCCCGTTCTGCGCCCTCTTGCCGGAACTGCCGACCACCCTGCCCCAGCGCGCCGCCCAGCCCGGCATCGGGCGCGACAAACTACCCACCCGCCGGGGCGGCTACACCCAGAAAATCGCCATCGGCGGTCACAAACTCTATCTGCGCACCGGCGAATACCCCGATGGCCGGCTTGGCGAAATCGCCGTCACCCTCCCCCGCGAATCCGCCGCATTCCGGGGCATGGCAGAAGCCTTCGCCAGCGCCGTCAGCCTCGGCCTGCAGCATGGCGTCCCCCTCGAAGACTTCGTCGACGAATTCGCCTTCACCCGGTTCGGCGTTTCCGGCCCGGTCGAGGGCGATTCCGCCATCACCCAGGCCAGTTCCCTGCTCGACTACATCTTCCGCCACCTCGCAACCAATTATCTCGGCCGTCACGATCTGTCCGGCGCGGCCGAGGACCTGCCCGACACACCCGCGCCGCCGCCGCGTCTGCCGCTGGACCTGCCGGAATCCGAAATGCGCCCCCGGCGCCAGCGCCCCGCCCTCAAGCTGGTGAGCTGA
- a CDS encoding RidA family protein: MSITARLTELGIVLPTPARAVANYVPVVIAAGVAIVSGQLPLHAGALIATGKLGDTVDDATGIRAARACFINILAQLDAELIDGLASVARVVRLGGFIAATPGYTGHAKIMNGASDLAVDVFGEAGRHARSTIGVASLPLDAPVEVEGMFLLR, translated from the coding sequence ATGAGCATCACCGCCCGCCTGACCGAACTCGGCATCGTCCTGCCGACACCGGCAAGGGCGGTCGCCAACTACGTTCCGGTGGTGATCGCCGCCGGCGTCGCCATCGTCAGCGGCCAGTTGCCGCTCCACGCCGGCGCCCTCATCGCCACCGGCAAGCTCGGCGATACCGTGGATGACGCAACCGGCATCCGCGCCGCCCGCGCCTGCTTCATCAACATCCTCGCCCAGCTCGATGCCGAACTGATCGACGGTCTCGCCTCGGTCGCCCGGGTCGTCCGCCTCGGCGGCTTCATCGCCGCCACTCCCGGCTACACCGGCCACGCCAAAATCATGAACGGCGCGTCGGACCTCGCGGTGGATGTCTTCGGCGAGGCCGGCCGTCACGCCCGCTCGACCATCGGCGTCGCGTCCCTGCCGCTTGATGCCCCGGTCGAGGTCGAAGGGATGTTCCTGCTGCGCTGA
- the eno gene encoding phosphopyruvate hydratase, whose translation MSAIADIVAREILDSRGNPTVEVDVMLDSGAMGRAAVPSGASTGAHEAVELRDSDKSRYGGKGVTRAIAAIEREIFDAIGGMDASEQVMIDELMIDLDGTSNKSRLGANAILGVSIAIAKAAADDLGIPLYRYLGGSFARTLPVPMMNIINGGQHADNPIDIQEFMIQPVGAASLADAVRMGSEVFHALKKILHDAGHNTNVGDEGGFAPGLKSAEEALGFISRAVEQAGYRPGEDIAFALDCAANEFYKEGKYHLEGEGKVLDAAGMTAYIADLAGKFPIISVEDPLAEDDWAGWAHFTNELGGKLQVVGDDLFVTNPTRLRRGIEERSANAILIKLNQIGTITETLEAVGLAHRAGMACIISHRSGETEDATIADVAVAVNAGQIKTGSLARSDRTAKYNQLMRIEAELGTTARFAGRTILRR comes from the coding sequence ATGAGCGCCATCGCCGATATCGTCGCCCGCGAAATCCTCGACAGCCGGGGCAACCCCACCGTCGAAGTCGACGTGATGCTCGATTCCGGCGCCATGGGCCGCGCCGCCGTCCCCTCCGGCGCGTCGACCGGCGCGCATGAAGCGGTCGAGCTGCGCGACAGCGACAAATCCCGCTACGGCGGCAAGGGCGTCACCAGGGCCATCGCCGCGATCGAACGTGAAATCTTCGATGCGATCGGCGGGATGGACGCCTCCGAGCAGGTCATGATCGATGAGTTGATGATCGATCTCGATGGCACCTCCAACAAATCCCGCCTCGGTGCCAACGCCATCCTCGGGGTTTCCATCGCCATCGCCAAGGCCGCCGCCGACGATCTCGGCATCCCGCTCTACCGTTATCTCGGCGGCAGCTTCGCCCGCACCCTGCCGGTGCCGATGATGAACATCATCAACGGCGGCCAGCACGCCGACAACCCGATCGACATCCAGGAATTCATGATCCAGCCGGTCGGCGCCGCCAGCCTGGCCGATGCCGTCCGCATGGGGTCCGAGGTATTCCACGCGCTTAAAAAAATCCTCCACGATGCCGGTCACAACACCAATGTCGGCGACGAGGGCGGCTTCGCCCCCGGCCTGAAATCCGCCGAGGAAGCATTGGGCTTCATCAGCCGCGCGGTCGAGCAGGCGGGCTACCGCCCCGGTGAAGATATCGCCTTCGCGCTCGACTGCGCCGCCAACGAATTCTACAAAGAGGGCAAATACCACCTCGAAGGCGAGGGCAAGGTGCTCGATGCCGCCGGCATGACCGCCTACATCGCCGACCTCGCCGGCAAATTCCCGATCATCTCGGTCGAAGACCCGCTCGCGGAAGACGATTGGGCCGGCTGGGCCCATTTCACCAACGAACTCGGCGGCAAACTGCAAGTGGTCGGCGACGATCTGTTCGTCACCAACCCCACCCGCCTGCGCCGCGGCATCGAGGAACGTTCCGCCAACGCCATCCTGATCAAGCTCAACCAGATCGGCACGATCACCGAAACCCTTGAAGCCGTCGGCCTCGCCCACCGCGCCGGCATGGCCTGCATCATCAGCCACCGCTCCGGCGAAACCGAAGACGCCACGATCGCCGACGTCGCCGTGGCGGTCAACGCCGGCCAGATCAAGACCGGCAGCCTCGCCCGCAGCGACCGCACCGCGAAATACAACCAGCTCATGCGCATCGAAGCCGAACTCGGCACCACCGCCCGCTTCGCCGGCCGCACCATCCTCCGTCGATAG
- a CDS encoding ABC transporter ATP-binding protein: MMYDGNTIPFTTVTHLTKQYGARTALTDISFVVGPGEIVGLLGPNGAGKTTLIGCLLGFLLPSSGSVHLFGENAAELSPAGRGRTGFVPQTMTGFGWFKVGELIAYLGKFYATDPGLPPAWLLDWADLDMKARVKSLSGGQKQRLAIVLAMRHGPDLLILDEPVASLDPQARRDFMALLVTFCAQEGRSAIISSHILSDLEKIATRAIFMRHGRLIHDTPMSRFRSSARWITAPRDALPETLACLAEDRATGALLVDGWDDHHATLLTATLGTTPEIRIPDLETAFLEMTR; this comes from the coding sequence ATGATGTACGACGGCAACACGATCCCTTTCACCACCGTCACGCATCTTACCAAACAATACGGCGCCCGCACCGCGCTGACCGATATCTCCTTCGTCGTCGGTCCCGGTGAAATCGTCGGCCTTCTCGGTCCCAACGGGGCCGGCAAAACCACATTGATCGGCTGCCTGCTCGGCTTCCTGCTGCCATCATCAGGCAGCGTTCATCTGTTCGGCGAAAATGCCGCCGAGCTCTCACCCGCCGGTCGCGGTCGCACCGGCTTCGTCCCCCAGACCATGACCGGTTTCGGCTGGTTCAAGGTCGGTGAACTGATCGCCTATCTCGGTAAATTCTACGCCACCGATCCCGGACTCCCACCCGCCTGGCTGCTGGACTGGGCCGATCTCGACATGAAGGCCCGGGTCAAATCCCTCTCCGGAGGCCAGAAACAGCGCCTCGCCATCGTCCTCGCCATGCGCCACGGCCCCGACCTTCTGATCCTCGACGAACCCGTGGCCAGCCTCGACCCGCAGGCCCGGCGCGACTTCATGGCCCTGCTGGTGACATTCTGCGCGCAGGAGGGCCGCAGCGCGATCATTTCCTCCCACATCCTCTCGGATCTCGAAAAAATCGCCACCCGCGCGATCTTCATGCGCCACGGTCGCCTCATCCACGACACGCCGATGAGCCGCTTCCGCAGCTCCGCCCGCTGGATCACCGCCCCGCGCGACGCCCTGCCCGAAACCCTCGCCTGCCTCGCCGAAGACCGCGCGACCGGCGCCCTGCTGGTCGATGGCTGGGATGACCATCACGCCACCCTCCTCACCGCCACCCTCGGCACCACGCCCGAAATCCGCATCCCCGATCTCGAAACCGCCTTCCTGGAAATGACAAGGTGA